From Streptomyces sp. Edi4, one genomic window encodes:
- a CDS encoding PQQ-binding-like beta-propeller repeat protein, with protein sequence MPAAPPTAPAQPPQPPSASPQPGYGYPGTPPPGPGYGYPQTPPAPGYGYPTVPSGPGAQDNPYAQTQQGGYGYPGQPQYPGAPVAPGGGGGKSPFKGKPLMIVAAAVAGLLVIGGGVYLATSGGGDDKKPVADKSHSAAPSGAPTVDQGDGKGDGRTGSDDINSGAKAGDARAWLHENETPLPQNGATQYGPWIVGDTVVKAMYKEIVGYAVADGKQKWSVALDTPLCGAPPSPTADGKTVFGVQDGNTENAKCNQLQFVDLAAGKAGWKSQVPAEGLFDSMISFQMSITGNTVAVARDMGGASAFSLTDGKKLFGTPKTGHCSAGAFAGGPKLIAVSQCMDPGADLDAPESDLLQELDPTTGKPKWGFQYDKGWAVSRVYSMNPLVVYATNKDKKAWNISTFTADGKLQSAVKSQASLTANCPGLSLDRQLQGCWGTVVDGNTLYLPTKSTDSGELGVGRTNEIVAIDLATGAEKWHAAAPKGRVMDPLAVENGKLSVYVEPGVDGAAAVATLPLTGGAPQITLQSPSTAAGTERSFFDPVGAWAGGRFFLMNSRVSSHKDGSKDNSILSFGK encoded by the coding sequence ATGCCGGCCGCGCCGCCCACCGCGCCCGCGCAGCCGCCGCAGCCGCCGTCGGCCTCGCCGCAGCCCGGGTACGGCTATCCGGGGACGCCCCCGCCGGGGCCCGGGTACGGCTACCCCCAGACGCCGCCGGCTCCCGGCTACGGCTACCCGACGGTCCCGAGCGGGCCGGGCGCGCAGGACAACCCGTACGCCCAGACGCAGCAGGGCGGTTACGGCTACCCGGGCCAGCCGCAGTACCCCGGGGCGCCGGTGGCGCCGGGGGGCGGAGGCGGCAAGAGCCCGTTCAAGGGCAAGCCCCTGATGATCGTGGCAGCCGCGGTCGCGGGCCTGCTGGTCATCGGCGGCGGCGTGTACCTGGCGACGAGCGGGGGCGGCGACGACAAGAAGCCCGTCGCCGACAAGAGCCACAGCGCGGCCCCCAGCGGCGCCCCGACGGTCGACCAGGGCGACGGCAAGGGCGACGGACGCACCGGCAGCGACGACATCAACTCCGGCGCCAAGGCCGGCGACGCGCGGGCCTGGCTGCACGAGAACGAGACGCCGCTGCCGCAGAACGGCGCCACCCAGTACGGCCCCTGGATCGTGGGCGACACCGTCGTCAAGGCCATGTACAAGGAGATCGTCGGGTACGCGGTGGCCGACGGCAAGCAGAAGTGGTCGGTGGCGCTTGACACCCCGCTGTGCGGAGCGCCGCCGAGCCCCACCGCCGACGGCAAGACCGTCTTCGGTGTCCAGGACGGCAACACCGAGAACGCCAAGTGCAACCAGCTCCAGTTCGTCGACCTCGCCGCGGGCAAGGCCGGCTGGAAGTCCCAGGTCCCGGCGGAGGGCCTGTTCGACAGCATGATCAGCTTCCAGATGTCGATCACGGGCAACACCGTCGCCGTGGCCCGTGACATGGGCGGCGCGAGCGCGTTCTCCCTCACGGACGGCAAGAAGCTCTTCGGCACCCCCAAGACCGGTCATTGCAGCGCCGGCGCCTTCGCCGGCGGCCCCAAGCTAATAGCCGTCAGCCAGTGCATGGACCCGGGCGCCGACCTGGACGCGCCCGAGTCGGACCTGCTCCAGGAGCTCGACCCGACCACCGGCAAGCCCAAGTGGGGCTTCCAGTACGACAAGGGCTGGGCCGTCAGCCGGGTCTACTCGATGAACCCGCTGGTCGTGTACGCGACCAACAAGGACAAGAAGGCGTGGAACATCTCGACCTTCACCGCCGACGGCAAGCTCCAGTCGGCGGTCAAGTCCCAGGCCTCGCTCACCGCGAACTGCCCCGGTCTGAGCCTCGACCGCCAGCTCCAGGGCTGCTGGGGCACGGTCGTCGACGGCAACACCCTTTATCTGCCGACCAAGAGCACGGACAGCGGCGAGCTCGGGGTGGGCCGCACCAACGAGATCGTCGCCATCGACCTCGCCACCGGCGCCGAGAAGTGGCACGCGGCCGCGCCCAAGGGCCGCGTGATGGATCCGCTGGCCGTCGAGAACGGCAAGCTCTCGGTCTATGTGGAGCCGGGCGTCGACGGAGCGGCCGCGGTCGCGACGCTGCCGCTGACCGGCGGCGCCCCGCAGATCACCCTCCAGAGCCCGTCGACGGCGGCCGGCACCGAGCGCTCCTTCTTCGACCCGGTGGGCGCGTGGGCCGGCGGACGGTTCTTCCTCATGAACAGCCGGGTGAGCAGCCACAAGGACGGCTCGAAGGACAACTCGATCCTGTCCTTCGGCAAGTGA
- a CDS encoding ABC-F family ATP-binding cassette domain-containing protein: MAVNLVNVEAVSKVYGTRALLDGVSLGVSEGDRVGVVGRNGDGKTTLIRMLAQLEEPDTGRVTHVGGLRLGVLTQHDSLDPQATIRHEVIGDLADHEWAGNAKIRDVLTGLFGGLGLPGFAQGLDTVIAPLSGGERRRIALAKLLIGEPDLIVLDEPTNHLDVEGISWLARHLQARRSALVCVTHDRWFLDQVCTRMWDVQRGSVFEYEGGYSDYVFARAERERIAATEEVKRQNLMRKELAWLRRGAPARTSKPRYRIEAANELIADVPPPRDTSELMKFAGARLGKTVFDLEDVTVQAGEKLLLKHLTWQLGPGDRIGLVGVNGAGKTSLLRALTEAWNTGGETQPVAGKVVVGKTVRLAYLSQDVAELPPALRVLEAVQQIRDRVDLGKGREMTAGQLCEQFGFSKEKQWTPVGDLSGGERRRLQLLRLLMDEPNVLFLDEPTNDLDIETLTQLEDLLDGWPGSMVVISHDRFFIERTTDHVWALLGDATLRMLPRGIDEYLERRRRMIEAAPAPVAAPAAKAAPAVSAQDARAAKKELQRVERQLNKINERETSLHAQIADNATDFGKVAKLDTELRELIAERDELEMRWLELAEEA; the protein is encoded by the coding sequence ATGGCCGTCAACCTGGTCAATGTCGAGGCAGTCAGCAAGGTGTACGGGACCCGTGCCCTGCTCGACGGGGTGTCCCTCGGCGTCTCCGAAGGGGACCGGGTCGGGGTCGTCGGGCGCAACGGCGACGGCAAGACCACCCTGATCCGGATGCTGGCGCAGCTGGAGGAGCCGGACACCGGGCGCGTCACACACGTGGGCGGGCTGCGGCTCGGCGTACTCACTCAGCACGACTCGCTCGACCCTCAGGCCACCATCCGGCACGAGGTCATCGGCGACCTCGCCGACCACGAGTGGGCCGGCAACGCCAAGATCCGCGACGTCCTGACGGGGCTGTTCGGCGGGCTCGGTCTGCCGGGGTTCGCGCAGGGCCTGGACACCGTCATCGCGCCGCTGTCCGGTGGCGAGCGGCGCCGCATCGCGCTGGCCAAGCTGCTGATCGGCGAGCCCGACCTCATCGTGCTCGACGAGCCCACCAACCACCTCGACGTCGAGGGCATCAGCTGGCTGGCCCGCCACCTCCAGGCGCGCCGCTCGGCCCTCGTCTGCGTCACCCACGACCGCTGGTTCCTCGACCAGGTCTGCACCCGCATGTGGGACGTGCAGCGCGGCTCGGTCTTCGAGTACGAGGGCGGTTACTCCGACTACGTCTTCGCCCGCGCCGAGCGCGAGCGCATCGCCGCCACCGAGGAAGTCAAGCGGCAGAACCTCATGCGCAAGGAGCTGGCGTGGCTGCGCCGGGGCGCCCCGGCGCGCACCTCCAAGCCGCGCTACCGCATCGAGGCCGCCAACGAGCTGATCGCCGACGTGCCGCCGCCGCGCGACACCAGCGAGCTGATGAAGTTCGCGGGCGCCCGGCTCGGCAAGACCGTCTTCGACCTGGAGGACGTGACCGTACAGGCCGGTGAGAAGCTGTTGCTCAAGCACCTCACCTGGCAGCTCGGCCCCGGCGACCGTATCGGCCTGGTCGGGGTGAACGGCGCGGGCAAGACGTCGCTGCTTCGCGCGCTCACCGAGGCCTGGAACACCGGGGGCGAGACGCAGCCCGTCGCGGGCAAGGTCGTCGTCGGCAAGACCGTCAGGCTCGCCTACCTCTCCCAGGACGTGGCCGAACTCCCGCCCGCGCTGCGGGTGTTGGAGGCCGTCCAGCAGATCCGCGACCGGGTGGACCTCGGTAAGGGCCGCGAGATGACGGCGGGTCAGCTCTGTGAGCAGTTCGGCTTCTCCAAGGAGAAGCAGTGGACGCCGGTCGGTGACCTGTCGGGTGGCGAGCGGCGGCGGCTCCAGCTGCTGCGCCTGCTCATGGACGAGCCGAACGTCCTCTTCCTCGACGAGCCCACCAACGACCTCGACATCGAGACCCTGACCCAGCTCGAAGACCTCCTCGACGGCTGGCCCGGCTCCATGGTCGTCATCTCCCACGACCGGTTCTTCATCGAGCGCACCACCGACCACGTGTGGGCGCTGCTCGGCGACGCCACGCTGCGGATGCTGCCGCGCGGCATCGACGAGTACCTGGAGCGCAGGCGGCGAATGATCGAGGCGGCTCCCGCGCCGGTCGCGGCCCCGGCCGCCAAGGCCGCGCCCGCCGTCTCCGCGCAGGACGCGCGGGCCGCGAAGAAGGAGCTCCAGAGGGTGGAGCGGCAACTCAACAAGATCAACGAGCGCGAGACTAGTCTGCACGCGCAAATCGCCGATAACGCCACGGACTTCGGGAAGGTGGCGAAGCTGGACACGGAGCTGCGCGAACTGATCGCCGAGCGGGACGAGTTGGAGATGCGCTGGCTCGAACTCGCCGAAGAGGCCTGA